The genomic stretch CCTGCAACCAGAAGAAATTTGGAAACTCGACTCAAATCCTTGAGCCATCAAGCTGTGCATATTCATATAGGATTTGTCTTGTTTCGTACATCTAATATCAGATTAAATCATTCATCATACAGAGGGATGATATATGTTACAAGTACATCTAAACCCAAAATACAAAGTTGAGGATCGGACAATAACATCCATTGGTCCTCAAAGATCATGCAAGATACATTTGGGAAGGAAACTTTGTGGTAAAAGAAAAGGCAAGCATTATGTGCTGCCTGTGCCCTCTTGCCTAGGTACCTCAAAATTCTCAGACTTATCGCTCTGCACTTTATTAAAAGCTGAAAAAACATGTTTTAATTACATACATAAAGCACAAGAAATCATGAATACTCATCACAGGAATATAGTTAATGATTCTAAGTAAATGGAACCAAATGAATATTGCAAATGCAGACACCTCAGTTGACTCAGAGACCTTCCCATAAACATGCATGGGAAACCAAGAACTTGGGTCAAAAGAACATCAAGTGTTACTTAGAATACAATTAGATCAAGTACGCAAATGCACTACTTTTGTCATAAAAAACATGATATGCCAACACTTCCATATTGCTTTTATCTGACGTTTCACGCATCAAGATGGacaaaatcaataaaatttcTGAGATGTTTATGAAATCTTtgctcattcaaatttaactgGAAGTCCATCCAATACTGACCTCTCCATGCAGGCTAAAAACCTCCGTACTTGTAAACTTTTACATGAACATATTGGGAGGAAATCAAACTTCCCTACTCCAACTGCTAATAAACCAATCAtagattatatatacatatgtgtatgtaTGCATGGATGTGTATATAGATAGATGTATACAtgtcttttcatttttttaactTTCCCAAGCACATTCACAAATTGAGATGCTTGACTATTTTAGAACTGCTTTATTTACTTCAAGATGCATGGCCATATTTGTCCCACCTCTAAAATTtctgtaaattacaaacaaaaaCAACTTGGCATATCTCCAGGCAAAACACACATCAGACAGTACAAAGGCACAGTAATTGCATTCACATATATAGATAACAGCATGAGATGTTTTTCTTATCAGCATATTATCAGCTCATCAACCCTTGCTGATCACTGGTGTGTGGAAAATATATAAGATCTCCAGATTTATGAATTTGCACTTCATTTACCAAGCTTGAATACATTGATGATGTTGTCTCAATTATGAATGGTTcttttcttcaaatcctcaaatgaaaaaggggaaagaacaaataaaaaaacCACATGATGTACCTCGAGCAAGAACTATTGATAGCATGAGATACAAATTATCATAGCCAAGGCATTTGACCATATACGTGAACAATCAGAGCAAGTTGCAAACATCTGTTTGTATAACTCAAAAAAGATTTCTAAATTGAAAATAAATCGAGTAATTGCTCTAGGAAACAAGTCCAAGGAATAAAATTATAACCACTGAAGAGAATAACAAATTAAAAATCAGCATACACAAAGCAAAATAATGACAAATATTAATTAGTTTAATAGCATATCCACATCCACAACAACTAAAAGAGCATTACAAGGCAAGAGGCAAGAGACAAAAGAGCAATAACCTTCTCATTGTGCTCGTGGTATTCATTCAACGCCCACTGGTACTTGGAATGGTTTAACCCAAACCAATCCGCCAAGAAATCGTCCAACTTTGAATGCGCTGTGAGCCAAAACCAAAAAATTATGGGAATGAAAGAACCTATTATACCACCGAAGTTAAATAGTTCAACAAGATACCATCTTGTACTTCGGCGACGGCGTCCCAGAAGAACCCGAACACGGACCCAGATGACGTGGAGACTGGCTTCTCGAACCGCAGAGGTGGGACCTGAACCGGTGGCGGCGCCACGATTGGAGGCGTCGGCAGCAGCGGAGAAGGAGCCTTAGCCGGCAAAGGAGCATCCTTGTCAGGGTTGTTGGCGCGAAGGCTCGGGGCAGGGCTCGCAATGGGGGATCTTGGGAGCTCGGATGGCGTCGGAGTCGTAGGCGGGGTAATGAAGATGGTGTAGCACCCGGCCTTCCCgatcagcggcggcggcggcggcggtgtccGCGGTGCGGCCATGACGACGGCGAAAAGACCAGCAGGTAGCGATCGAAGGCACGGTGGAAGCGAGGGCGGAAACGAGGGTGTCGCGTTGTGGGACCGGTGTGGGAgaagagaggggaagaggaggcTCGCGGGTAAGCTGAAGCCGCAATTGGCGAAGGGTAGAGAGGCAAAAAGCGTGACCTTTTCACCTACGTTCTCTCGCTCGCTCGGTCGCTCGCTCTGGCCGTGGGACCGAAGATAGGGTTTGGCTTGGCAAGAAATAACGAAAATGTCCGCTGATGGAGGGATTTGCGGAATTCTATGCGTTTCACCGTGGTGCGGATCGCCTGTCTCATCTAACGCACGGAACATCTTCTCTAACCAATCGCCAAGGTATTAGACACCAACAACCGTGTAGGGCCCGCTGCTCCTTGTGAGAGCAAACTCAGCGTCTGCTGCCCCGGGCGAGGCAGGAAAACCCCTTCGCAACGAGGGTTCCCCATCTGTTGATGAACTCGAATCAAAATGGCGAATGTATCTGAACACAACAATTGAATGACTTCCAAAACCAAATGAAGTGCATCGTTAATTTCTGTTTACAAATcaaattcatgataaaattaaacTCGTCCAAAGGTTTCAAAAGAGAGGGATAAAAAGTATTATTACTCCAGCAGGATTGAATCAATCAAGGTGATTATTGATCTATGAATCAGTCGCATGATAGTTTGGCCAAAGAACAagcatagaatatatatatatatagacttgCAAGGAAACAAAGATCAAACATGCAAATGGTTTACCGGTGGGTAGATCGGATGAGTCATGTTAACGTAGACTACTAATATACAGAGGCATGCGTGAGACTTCCAGTGTGGTGGAAAGCTCGGGTTGGGCCCAGCGGAAGAGAATGAGCGGTCGACACGCGACCCGACGACTGGCAGACCAAAAAGATACACCTAGAAAATGTGGCCAAAGGCCATGTGATGGACCCCCATCATTTCACATTCACTCATGTGATGGTTGCCAAGCTAATGCAACAAAGAACAGAGAAAATAACAAGCGAAAAGAGTCACCAAGGCATCAATTTTGTACAGAGAGTATAGTATAGGGAAACGATAAAAATGATAGCACACAAACATTAAGAACCGATTCAGCATGCATATGAAACAAATAGATTTGTGATTCAAAGAAGTGATTACTTAAAATGACACCGTAAACAACAATATATAAACATCAAGAAATGGAACTCAGCCAATGGACAGGACATGGAGGACAGTACTGAATGTGCACGGGCAAACCGCTTAAGTTTAGCAATAGAATAGTAGAGGTACGAGAAATAAAAATTACAGCAAGTAGTAGTTAGAGAACTATAAAGATGTTCATAATTTCTACACGATATCTGACAGTAATGTCTTATGTCCGGACTAAAAGGGAAACTAATTCAGGACTATAATTTGTTTCATGAAGATGCATAATTTCTTGTGAGCAGGACATGATATTTGTTTTCATCTAGTGAATGTAATGCATAAGCTATTCTAGTAGACCTTCAAAATGACTTACAGAAGATCTCTTATTAAATGGTGGAGCTGAAGAGAGACAGTTCGTGCAACTCGCTCAGCATCCATTCTTCTCCGGTTTGGCCACCGAGTACTATCGCTCTTGTTCC from Musa acuminata AAA Group cultivar baxijiao chromosome BXJ1-3, Cavendish_Baxijiao_AAA, whole genome shotgun sequence encodes the following:
- the LOC135617182 gene encoding formin-like protein 3, giving the protein MFRALDETGDPHHGETHRIPQIPPSADIFVISCQAKPYLRSHGQSERPSERENVGEKVTLFASLPFANCGFSLPASLLFPSLLPHRSHNATPSFPPSLPPCLRSLPAGLFAVVMAAPRTPPPPPPLIGKAGCYTIFITPPTTPTPSELPRSPIASPAPSLRANNPDKDAPLPAKAPSPLLPTPPIVAPPPVQVPPLRFEKPVSTSSGSVFGFFWDAVAEVQDAHSKLDDFLADWFGLNHSKYQWALNEYHEHNEKDKESSKVNKPKELVDRGHSV